CGGCCGCAAGATGGACGACACGGGCATCCGCGTGCTGCTGCTGGAAAGCGGCGTGGTGATTGACCTGTACGTCGTCGTGAATTTCGGCGTCCGGATTCCGCAGGTGGCCTGGCAGGTCCAGAGCGAGGTGCGCCAGGCGGTCGAACAGATGACGGGCAAGAACGTCAAGTCCGTGAACGTCGTGGTGCAGTCATTGCAGTTCGAGGGCGGGGCTGCCCCGGCCCGCGAGGAAGGAAGAGTCTCATGAAATCGCTGCGCGTGCTTTCCGGGCTGCTGCTGTTCCTGGCGATCGCGGTTCTGGCGGGGGCGGCGCTCTTCGCCGCCCGCGCCGCCGAGCCGTGGAGCCAGGGTTTGGATTTCCTTCGCGGCGAGCGGTGGCCGGCGCTCGGTGCGGCGGCGGCGGTCCTCTTCGCCCTGGCGCTCTACGTCCTGTCCGGGATCCGGCCGCGCCGCTACAGCGAGCCGTTCATCACGTTCGAGAACGAGAGCGGGGCCGTCAGCGTCAGCACCCGGGCCATCGGCGAGGTGGTCTCCCGGGTCGGCGACGAATTCGCCGCGGTCCTCGGACTGGACAGCGCCGTCCGGCCGGCGGGCGGGAGCATCGAGGTGACCCTGGACGTCAAGGTGCGCGGCGGCACGCAGATTCCCGAACTCTGCCGCATGCTGCAGGACCGTGTCCGCGACATCATCCGGGAAAACCTGGGGCTGACCGAGATCCGGGGCGTCCGCGTGACCGTCCGCGAGATCGTGGGGGCGGCCCGGGAGGCCCGCAAGACGGAAGAGGGCGCCGCGTGAATTGGAACCGGATCGCCGAGGACGTGCTGGCGGTAACGGACGAAGTCCTGGCCCGCCTGACCGGCCCGATCGAGGAGTTGGCCGCCGAGTTCGCCGGTTGCCTGCGCGCCGGCGGGAAGATCCTGGTTTGCGGCAACGGCGGCAGCGCCGCGGATGCCCAGCACCTTGCCGGCGAACTGGTCAACCGGTTCCTCAAGGAACGCCGGCCCTACGCCGGGATCGCCTTGTCCACGGACACGTCGGTCCTGACGGCCATCGCCAATGACTACGGTTACGCGGAGGTGTTCGAGAAGCAGGTCCG
The DNA window shown above is from Kiritimatiellia bacterium and carries:
- a CDS encoding SIS domain-containing protein; translated protein: MNWNRIAEDVLAVTDEVLARLTGPIEELAAEFAGCLRAGGKILVCGNGGSAADAQHLAGELVNRFLKERRPYAGIALSTDTSVLTAIANDYGYAEVFEKQVRALGRRGDVLIAISTSGNAENVCRAVKAAKDAGLLTVGLTGGSGGKLATLVDRPLCVASTGSTPRIQEGHLLIIHALCERLEELLES
- a CDS encoding Asp23/Gls24 family envelope stress response protein, coding for MTEQTPTEGHAMMDPRHPLQAAGAAVPPEDNAADEGVEQGEIKIHHHVIATIARLAALKVPGVASLSPSFAQGLAKVFGRKMDDTGIRVLLLESGVVIDLYVVVNFGVRIPQVAWQVQSEVRQAVEQMTGKNVKSVNVVVQSLQFEGGAAPAREEGRVS